In Archocentrus centrarchus isolate MPI-CPG fArcCen1 chromosome 21, fArcCen1, whole genome shotgun sequence, the following are encoded in one genomic region:
- the LOC115800076 gene encoding trace amine-associated receptor 13c-like — MMEIQKGAELCFPQLLNSSCRKPTFHWSKAVLLNIVLSFISLITAALNLLVIISVSHFRQLHTPSNILLLSLAVSDFLVGLLLIPLEIIRNTACWVLGDFMCSIYYNLVASVFCASIGNIVLISVDRYVAICDPLHYPTRITVVRVKISVCLCWFCSTFASSLYTKDMLIEPGRYNSCYGECMFFTSDTAGIVDLVLTFIVPVSVIIVLYMRVFVVAVSQARAMRSHVTAVTLQRSLNQTNRSELKAARTLGVLVVVYLASFCPYYCYSLVEGNVVNYSSLYFLTMLFYFNSCLNPLIYALFYPWFRNAVKLIITLQIFKYDTSEANIL, encoded by the exons ATGATGGAGATACAGAAAGGAGCTGAGCTCTGTTTTCCACAACTCCTCAACAGTTCCTGCAGGAAGCCGACATTTCACTGGTCCAAAGCTGTGCTCCTGAACATTGTGCTGTCCTTCATCTCTCTGATCACTGCTGCTCTCAACCTGCTGGTCATCATCTCAGTCTCCCACTTCAG GCAGCTTCATACACCCAgtaacatcctcctcctctctctggctgtctcagACTTTCTTGTGGGTCTCCTCTTGATACCATTAGAAATCATTCGAAACACAGCCTGCTGGGTACTTGGTGATTTTATGTGTTCTATTTATTATAATCTGGTTGCAAGTGTTTTCTGTGCTTCAATAGGGAACATAGTTCTCATATCAGTTGACCGCTATGTGGCTATTTGTGACCCTCTGCATTACCCCACCAGAATCACTGTGGTGAGAGTAAAAatcagtgtttgtctgtgttggttttGTTCAACCTTCGCCAGCAGTCTTTATACAAAGGACATGCTGATTGAACCAGGCAGGTATAATTCCTGCTATGGAGAGTGCATGTTTTTCACCAGTGATACTGCAGGGATTGTCGACcttgttttaacatttattgttccagtttctgtcatcatagttctgtatatgagagtgtttgtggtggctgtgtctcaggctcgtgccatgcgctctcatgttacagctgtcacacttcagcgttcactgaatcaaacaaacagatctgagctgaaagcagccaggacTCTTGGGGTTCTTGTAGTTGTTTATCTGGCAAGTTTCTGTCCATATTACTGCTACTCTCTGGTTGAAGGAAATGTGGTTAATTATTCATCTCTATATTTTCTCACCatgctcttttattttaactcTTGTTTAAACCCTTTGATCTATGCCCTGTTTTACCCCTGGTTCAGAAATGCTGTT